Proteins encoded together in one Penicillium digitatum chromosome 1, complete sequence window:
- a CDS encoding phosphoglycerate mutase family protein, producing the protein MLFPFYASITNTFLACHLDSGTKSRKSYHWQHEISSSSLFLPPAPRVGYIHTNSSAIHKIDFVGQLMAWPNFEREVITTFSLPSTNWNNDTLDVRVVGFGSQTSISEEQMVLGDEIGLQGRLGERLGRPVTSSLQAQQHRRRMGDFKASRPAAAGYRRIPDMVLFDGVPEIKVVGGAKAPWPDEHINMLSEGVDDFEAGQEGPLRRRLGQVARYMRELNVKHGFLSTYEETIFLRKVDVRGVWTLQYSTVIAYDDPLTSQTEGTTTQQGLYHVALLGQADSVFTRRGGTRSPLRNHRWTISRE; encoded by the exons ATGCTTTTCCCGTTTTACGCAAGTATT ACCAACACGTTCTTGGCGTGCCATCTCGACTCAGGAACGAAAAGCCGCAAATCATACCACTGGCAGCACGAAATATCCTCGTCGAGCCTCTTCCTCCCCCCCGCCCCCCGAGTGGGGTACATTCATACCAATAGCAGCGCCATACACAAGATCGATTTTGTGGGCCAATTGATGGCATGGCCCAACTTTGAACGAGAAGTCATTACCACATTTTCTTTGCCAAGCACAAACTGGAACAATGACACTCTTGACGTGCGTGTTGTGGGCTTCGGATCACAAACCTCGATCTCCGAGGAGCAGATGGTCCTCGGAGATGAGATCGGGCTCCAAGGCCGTCTGGGCGAACGTCTTGGTCGGCCGGTGACCTCTTCCCTTCAAGCGCAGCAACACCGACGCCGGATGGGGGACTTCAAAGCCAGTAGGCCTGCAGCAGCCGGGTACCGACGTATCCCAGACATGGTGTTGTTCGATGGTGTGCCTGAAATCAAAGTCGTTGGGGGGGCCAAGGCGCCGTGGCCCGATGAGCACATTAATATGCTGAGCGAAGGAGTGGACGATTTTGAGGCCGGGCAAGAGGGGCCACTTCGCCGTCGTCTAG GGCAAGTTGCCCGCTATATGCGGGAGCTTAATGTTAAGCACGGTTTTTTGTCGACCTACGAGGAAACCATCTTCCTCAGAAAAGTTGACGTCCGAGGAGTTTGGACTCTTCAGTACTCTACCGTGATTGCTTACGACGATCCGCTTACCTCTCAAACAGAGGGTACTACCACTCAGCAAGGGCTTTACCATGTAGCCCTTCTCGGGCAAGCTGATTCCGTGTTTACTAGGAGGGGTGGTACTAGATCCCCTCTGCGCAACCACCGGTGGACTATTTCACGGGAGTAA
- a CDS encoding YjgF/Yer057p/UK114 family: MVVSNTVHYSGQLEVDPITGDMAEGTVQDPRQKILHNLNTILEAGGSSLNIFLTGMGGFSVVNEVYATFVSDLKRASIYVVKIMRFEFHREYVSVWNPSFLS, translated from the exons ATGGTTGTTAGCAACACGGTCCACTACTCTGGCCAGCTGGAGGTAGACCCGATCACGGGCGACATGGCGGAGGGAACCGTCCAGGACCCAAGA CAAAAAATCCTACACAATCTCAACACCATCCTAGAGGCTGGAGGGTCGAGTCTCAACATCTTCCTCACGGGTATGGGTGGTTTCTCAGTGGTAAACGAAGTCTACGCTACTTTTGTCTCGGATCTTAAGCGGGCAAGTATTTACGTGGTCAAAATCATGAGGTTCGAATTCCACAGGGAATATGTTTCGGTCTGGAATCCGTCCTTTTTGTCTTAa
- a CDS encoding Protein MSB2, which yields MRPDAISILAALLAVGSLELVVAQDAPEAHVQRPRWYFPQEVKRTIRRSAGSNPGSILNGTFDNFTHTQVTLSTTTPIPETSASAQPAKGKDVVVTVSVDPKNPEITHRITGTTTNGGEPTSTTTATTKAKMTDGSSTENTTRKSSEAASTDAETTSKQGSEVDPSAKASTTSKSPSTKSSWTTSSSDAPLGGLTSGSGNLRGGNSTASTVSTSATATTLSAVGTSATATPPSTVSTSATATTPSAVSTSATATPPSTVSTSATATTPSAVSTSATATTPSAVITSATATTSSSASHTSDPLFKVTSPTFSTPAASHSDGLLGGSTSGLANVLGESTTSSSVFATPTGLSSANKISSAASGMASSGSDLAGLWGVGGKSSTGNSTSATVFPVALSSPIIPVSVPASATSSLLSIPTPHGTTTFGDFVGSPVPSVDSVPGVTSAGIGSTALIPTASMPNGSLLPAKSTGIIPGQAGTNNGAIPTPAKTLGSIPVPHSPGSDSTSTSVSGTVFGSSTPSAPLLGTSAISSVPYIGFHDSSKVPIPTSHPASTPLPSSNPSTSSVVSTPSTPTTSTSEEVGTAKTTVEPQTPTEAPTPPTDNNNNNDDNDNDWMPSTILIMPTVTATENSTSGQIAKPTVPPSLPGSITPSNEVTEPPSDSILLQLGFNNQLPWSFVATTPLSSSQIFNYTPQAIENALPALSAKDGPVMFAIEPYYNWQSTGYNATIAIFYFARDKVDALKALKVNPNSALYTQASESLHSLMGMVDPTIPLEFSGNYPSGNIDSTGGKDKGGSDDGSGSGNNENTDGSAGTSTAQASSVGIGVGVVAGAAAYGAGMFWVARRYRKRKQLHQRSSSTVEQMSQGGSAAGTMFAAGGRAPSHVSRGTARSQMISAPVMAENSLGWN from the coding sequence ATGCGTCCTGACGCgatctccattctcgcagccTTACTCGCTGTAGGCAGTCTTGAGCTCGTCGTAGCTCAAGATGCCCCCGAAGCGCATGTTCAGCGGCCCCGCTGGTACTTCCCGCAGGAAGTCAAACGAACGATTCGCAGAAGCGCTGGGTCCAACCCTGGCTCCATCCTCAACGGTACATTCGACAACTTCACTCATACCCAGGTTACTTTATCCACGACTACTCCCATCCCCGAAACTTCCGCCTCGGCTCAGCCCGCGAAGGGAAAGGATGTCGTTGTGACCGTCTCGGTTGACCCCAAGAACCCCGAGATCACCCACCGTATCACTGGGACTACGACTAATGGCGGTGAACCAACTAGCACTACTACCGCGACTACGAAGGCGAAGATGACAGATGGTTCGAGCACCGAGAACACCACCAGGAAGAGCTCCGAGGCCGCGTCTACCGATGCGGAAACCACGAGCAAGCAGGGGTCGGAGGTTGACCCATCAGCCAAGGCTTCGACTACATCTAAGTCTCCTTCAACTAAGTCTTCTTGGACCACAAGCTCTAGCGACGCTCCCCTTGGCGGTTTGACCTCTGGTTCAGGAAACCTCCGAGGAGGTAATTCTACAGCCTCAACCGTGAGCACATCTGCAACGGCAACCACGCTCTCGGCTGTGGGCACATCTGCAACGGCAACCCCGCCCTCGACTGTGAGCACATCTGCAACGGCAACCACGCCCTCGGCTGTGAGCACATCTGCAACGGCAACCCCGCCCTCGACTGTGAGCACATCTGCAACGGCAACCACGCCCTCGGCTGTGAGCACATCTGCAACGGCAACCACGCCCTCGGCTGTTATCACTTCCGCAACTGCAACCACATCCTCGTCTGCTAGCCATACCTCAGATCCATTGTTTAAGGTAACTTCGCCTACTTTTTCTACTCCTGCTGCATCCCACAGCGATGGTCTCCTTGGTGGCTCGACCTCGGGATTGGCCAACGTTTTGGGCGAATCAACAACCAGCAGCTCCGTCTTTGCGACACCCACTGGTCTCTCTAGCGCCAACAAGATCAGCAGCGCAGCCTCAGGCATGGCAAGCTCGGGTTCGGATCTCGCTGGCCTTTGGGGCGTGGGTGGCAAGTCTTCCACCGGCAACAGCACAAGTGCTACTGTGTTCCCGGTTGCTTTGAGTTCACCTATCATCCCAGTCAGCGTGCCTGCTTCCGCTACCAGCTCGCTGTTGTCCATACCCACCCCCCATGGAACTACAACTTTTGGTGATTTCGTCGGTAGTCCCGTGCCGAGCGTGGATTCTGTGCCTGGTGTCACCTCTGCTGGCATTGGTAGCACTGCCTTAATTCCGACTGCGTCTATGCCAAATGGAAGTCTTTTGCCGGCCAAGTCGACTGGCATCATTCCTGGCCAGGCAGGTACCAACAACGGTGCCATCCCCACCCCGGCCAAGACCCTGGGATCAATTCCTGTCCCAcactcgccaggctccgattcTACCTCAACTTCCGTGTCTGGAACTGTCTTTGGCTCTAGTACCCCATCGGCTCCTTTGCTGGGCACTAGTGCTATCTCTTCTGTTCCCTACATTGGCTTTCACGACAGCTCCAAGGTTCCTATCCCCACTTCTCACCCAGCCTCTACCCCGCTTCCCTCGTCAAATCCATCGACTTCGTCAGTTGTGTCCACTCCGTCAACTCCGACGACTTCGACGAGCGAAGAAGTGGGCACGGCCAAGACCACTGTGGAGCCTCAGACCCCGACAGAGGCGCCTACGCCGCCCACcgacaacaacaacaacaacgacgacAACGACAACGACTGGATGCCATCGACCATCCTTATCATGCCCACCGTCACTGCTACCGAAAATTCGACCTCCGGCCAGATCGCGAAGCCCACGGTACCACCCTCGCTCCCTGGCTCTATTACTCCATCGAATGAGGTTACCGAGCCTCCGTCTGACTCCATCTTGCTCCAGCTTGGTTTCAATAACCAGCTGCCCTGGTCATTTGTTGCAACCACTCCTTTGTCCTCGTCGCAGATCTTTAACTACACCCCGCAAGCTATTGAGAACGCTCTGCCAGCCCTCTCTGCTAAGGACGGCCCAGTTATGTTTGCTATTGAGCCTTATTACAACTGGCAATCGACAGGTTACAACGCCACTATTGCTATCTTCTATTTCGCTCGTGACAAGGTCGATGCCCTGAAAGCGCTCAAGGTCAATCCCAACTCTGCTCTCTATACCCAGGCTAGCGAATCCCTCCATTCACTGATGGGGATGGTTGACCCCACAATTCCCCTCGAGTTCTCAGGAAACTACCCTAGTGGTAATATCGACTCGACTGGCGGTAAAGACAAGGGTGGCAGCGATGATGGCTCAGGCAGTGGCAACAACGAAAATACCGATGGCTCTGCCGGCACCTCCACGGCTCAGGCTAGCTCTGTTGGAATCGGAGTCGGTGTTGTAGCCGGTGCTGCCGCTTACGGTGCGGGTATGTTCTGGGTTGCCCGTCGCTACCGCAAGAGAAAGCAACTGCACCAGCGCTCTAGCTCAACCGTTGAGCAGATGAGCCAGGGAGGTTCCGCCGCTGGTACGATGTTCGCTGCCGGTGGCCGTGCCCCCAGCCATGTTAGCCGTGGAACCGCTCGCTCGCAGATGATCAGCGCTCCCGTTATGGCGGAGAACTCGCTAGGATGGAACTAG
- a CDS encoding MFS drug transporter, putative yields MTGVLKDSTPAEDLAIEKNGTDVIFNEQTNYVPKRTIITIFLACSSVDLLALMDQTTLAASVSVIGNQLGASNQTSWISGSYFVTSTCSQLLYGKLSDIWSRKLVLVVGLAIFFIGSLAASLAQTATQLIVFRAFTGVGGGGLMTVAQMIVSDVVPLRERGKYQGILGAVVAIANGIGPIIGGALASISEDSWRWIFRLNLPLTILTTLTVLFFMPLRKVTGNWKVKLKAIDFFGALLALGGTSVLLLGLTWGGGEYEWKSAHVIVTLVVGFTISVAFVAWQWKGASTPLVPIHIFQGRIVNGACLTMFINGWNFLVQVYYIPTFYQLVFGYSTVKAAAMLLPITLMQTISSTGSGLVVHWVGRYRECILFGWIIWAIGLGLFSTLDQHSGLGKQIGYGILTGVGVGNTLQPSLIAVQAGVERRDMAVITSFRNFVRNLGGTVGLAIAGTLINNIVSSSISVLSLDESQSRSLLSSPQTYLSKLSAADADHVRGVLRPAYQKGFRIIFIAGASLATFAFFLAVWLMPQVGLNRADDQALKEEGKKRIKGELDEENGGS; encoded by the exons ATGACAGGGGTGCTCAAGGATTCAACCCCAGCAGAGGATCTCGCGATTGAGAAGAATGGGACTGATGTCATTTTCAACGAACAAACTAATTATGTGCCTAAGCGTACGATTATCACG ATTTTCCTAGCATGTTCCAGCGTTGATCTACTAGCGTTAATGGACCAGACGACCCTGGCAGCCAGTGTGTCTGTCATAGGGAACCAACTGGGAGCCAGCAACCAAACTTCCTGGATTTCGGGCAGTTATTTCGT TACATCAACCTGTTCCCAACTGCTATATGGAAAACTATCCGACATCTGGTCTCGCAAGCTTGTGCTCGTCGTTGGCCTAGCCATTTTCTTCATCGGTTCATTGGCTGCTTCCCTTGCACAGACAGCCACGCAATTGATTGTCTTCCGTGCTTTCACCGGAGTTGGTGGCGGTGGTCTCATGACGGTCGCACAGATGATCGTCAGCGATGTTGTCCCTCTACGTGAACGAGGAAAATATCAAGGTATTCTAGGTGCTGTCGTTGCTATTGCTAATGGCATTGGCCCTATCATCGGAGGCGCACTAGCCTCCATTTCAGAAGACTCATGGCGATGGATCTTCCGCTTGAACCTTCCGCTCACTATATTAACCACGTTGACTGTTTTGTTCTTTATGCCACTTCGAAAAGTCACAGGCAACTGGAAAGTCAAGCTCAAGGCCATTGATTTCTTTGGTGCGCTTCTGGCTCTCGGGGGAACTTCGGTCTTACTGCTTGGTTTGACTTGGGGTGGCGGCGAGTATGAATGGAAATCGGCACATGTCATTGTGACTCTGGTCGTTGGATTTACCATCTCTGTTGCATTTGTTGCGTGGCAGTGGAAGGGCGCGTCGACACCGCTGGTTCCGATCCACATCTTCCAGGGTAGGATCGTGAACGGTGCGTGTTTGACCATGTTCATCAACGGGTGGAACTTTCTGGTGCAAGTATACTATATTCCCACTTTCTATCAGCTGGTATTTGGATACTCGACGGTAAAAGCGGCTGCAATGCTGCTTCCCATTACTCTCATGCAAA CAATCAGCAGTACAGGCTCTGGTCTTGTTGTACACTGGGTAGGTCGATACCGTGAATGCATCCTTTTTGGATGGATTATCTGGGCTATTGGTCTGGGTCTTTTCTCAACGCTCGATCAACATTCGGGATTAGGAAAGCAGATTGGATATGGCATTCTGACTGGTGTCGGGGTTGGAAATACTTTGCAGCC ATCTCTTATTGCCGTTCAAGCCGGTGTTGAAAGACGGGATATGGCTGTGATCACCTCATTCAGGAA CTTCGTGCGAAACCTCGGCGGCACTGTCGGGCTCGCTATTGCTGGCACTCTCAT AAATAACATTGTTTCGTCGTCCATCTCAGTCCTCAGTCTCGACGAATCTCAGTCCCGCTCTCTTCTATCAAGTCCACAGACTTATCTTTCAAAGTTATCTGCCGCAGATGCCGATCATGTCCGTGGTGTGTTGAGACCGGCCTATCAAAAGGGATTCCGTATCATCTTCATTGCCGGTGCATCCCTTGCGACatttgctttctttttagCTGTATGGCTGATGCCTCAGGTTGGTCTGAACCGAGCAGACGATCAAGCCttgaaagaagaaggaaagaaacGAATTAAAGGAGAGTTGGACGAAGAAAATGGAGGGAGCTAG
- a CDS encoding Tryptophan synthase beta subunit-like PLP-dependent enzymes superfamily: MNKHNVYVGTDSLKKYFDPDCQPPLPLVELPPYLNPYDQDGVRIYAKMMTMHPANNVKAMPALNMLESSVVPGETDRIIEYSSGSTVISMSMVARVMHGVNDTRAFMSNKTSNAKLKLMQFFGLDITLFGGPSQPEPLDKRGGIQNARRMALESATSVNPNQYENNNNWQSHIRWTGPQIFKQLPEINVLCAGMGTSGTMTGLGTYFKDVKPSVHRLGVCTAPGDRVPGPRSYALLRPVEFPWKAAVDTIEEVGSVESYTHSLNLCREGLVCGPSSGFNLQGLFQMLAKRKAAGTLSELAGPDGTTHCVFLCCDLPYQYIDEYFQKLDEQQFPPIRNERLTEVDLHRYDESWERDALEVLPQFYGSPRSLAQRLLSKIVLKPQNRVLDLRQPDDFSAWHLPDSINLPLSSIGPHIPSPFSDPGVLEAQWVELEKIFKDDVLVSDLGRHHVLVVCYDGNSARVATSVLRAKGLEADSVRGGYRALRMCEIGSENPISTAKGPITATVSVEVVPLEQRT; encoded by the exons ATGAACAAACACAACGTATACGTCGGTACTGACTCGCTGAAGAAATACTTCGACCCAGACTGTCAGCCTCCTTTGCCTCTCGTAGAGCTGCCACCTTATTTGAACCCTTACGATCAAGATGGGGTACGGATCTATGCCAAAATGATGACCATGCATCCGGCCAACAATGTTAAAGCAATGCCGG CATTGAACATGCTCGAATCTAGTGTTGTGCCTGGCGAGACTGACAGGATCATCGAATACAGCTCCGGATCCACAGTAATTTCAATGTCAATGGTCGCCCGAGTCATGCACGGGGTAAATGACACCCGGGCCTTCATGAGCAACAAAACCAGCAATGCAAAACTGAAGCTGATGCAATTTTTCGGTCTCGACATTACCTTGTTTGGTGGACCATCCCAACCAGAGCCGTTAGACAAACGAGGCGGCATTCAAAATGCCCGAAGAATGGCTCTGGAGTCCGCGACAAGTGTTAACCCCAATCAATACGAAAACAACAACAACTGGCAGTCCCATATCCGATGGACCGGACCACAGATCTTCAAGCAATTACCTGAAATCAACGTTCTCTGCGCTGGTATGGGCACCTCTGGCACCATGACCGGTCTAGGAACCTATTTCAAAGACGTCAAGCCATCTGTTCATCGACTTGGTGTTTGTACAGCCCCTGGTGACCGGGTACCTGGGCCTAGGTCGTATGCTCTACTGCGCCCTGTTGAGTTTCCCTGGAAAGCAGCGGTAGATACCATCGAGGAAGTTGGGTCGGTCGAGTCATACACTCACTCCCTGAATCTATGCCGAGAGGGATTGGTGTGTGGCCCATCATCCGGATTCAACCTCCAAGGACTCTTCCAGATGCTGGCAAAGCGCAAGGCTGCAGGAACCCTGTCCGAGCTCGCAGGGCCGGACGGCACAACCCATTGTGTATTCCTCTGCTGCGACCTACCGTATCAGTACATTGATGAGTACTTCCAAAAGCTGGACGAGCAGCAATTTCCCCCAATCCGAAACGAG CGCCTGACAGAAGTTGACCTGCATCGATATGATGAGAGCTGGGAGCGGGATGCATTAGAGGTCCTGCCCCAATTTTATGGATCACCGCGATCCCTTGCGCAAAGACTATTGAGCAAGATTGTCCTCAAGCCGCAGAACCGGGTTCTGGATCTGCGCCAGCCAGACGATTTCTCTGCGTGGCACCTCCCTGATTCGATTAATCTGCCATTGTCGAGTATTGGGCCTCACATCCCGTCACCGTTTTCGGATCCGGGTGTTCTGGAGGCGCAATGGGTGGAGTTGGAGAAGATATTCAAGGATGACGTCTTGGTCTCAGATCTGGGACGGCATCATGTTCTCGTGGTATGCTACGATGGGAATTCGGCACGCGTGGCTACCAGCGTTCTTCGAGCGAAGGGCCTCGAGGCAGACAGTGTGCGTGGAGGTTACCGTGCGCTGAGAATGTGTGAAATCGGGAGTGAGAACCCGATATCCACTGCCAAGGGGCCTATTACAGCTACTGTGTCTGTTGAAGTGGTTCCCCTTGAACAGAGAACCTAA
- a CDS encoding Ferric-chelate reductase, putative, with product MMDMKMAHGTPWLDQPVMLHSSRADKCKLTEAQCLYRKSHWRYWYQADHVYALNTVYFMCAVIGVFAISNLLVRFAPDRVRRTRPWPMTLGPQPYYWPTDASYGSSPPIATRSGWMALALLPFVLALSTKANMISGVTGIPHEKLQVFHHWTSYAMFVLALIHTFPFIVYHIWKGDMMQKWKTSVVYWTGVAALLSQTYLTLMSLPCIRNRFYEFFKATHIFMAVVFIVFLFLHCDFRLSSWDYFIASGVIYFLSLIASHVRTYLMHGIHNATLELLPGGLVRVAVPSIIKWTPGQHIFVRFLTTDLHLLTAHPFTISSACRNPDEIGKASELVFYIKPRGGVTGRLRAMAAKNPGCTKKILIEGPYGGISAPHMAQFDTILVIAGGSGGGFSLAMVDEALRLTGMNASASEIRAPSWQNLQVVFSTRDHAMADWYIEEIESRLSESTMLSANSKNRLETAVSVHVTDQIESGTSSASESGDVKCTADKVRPAEISTTGSFSLNVHRNARPDIFGLVARTVAMAHVQGTHLRKKQRVGVLVCGPASMLHDTRNAAALAQTRVFGGEVEELYLHSESFVW from the exons ATGATGGACATGAAGATGGCCCATGGCACGCCCTGGCTCGATCAGCCGGTGATGCTTCATTCGTCTCGCGCCGACAAATGCAAACTGACCGAAGCTCAATGTCTCTATCGCAAATCTCATTGGCGATACTG GTACCAAGCCGACCATGTTTACGCATTGAATACCGTCTACTTCATGTGCGCGGTGATTGGAGTGTTCGCGATCTCGAACTTGCTCGTACGATTCGCTCCAGATAGAGTGAGACGGACCAGACCATGGC CGATGACACTTGGCCCGCAACCTTACTACTGGCCGACAGATGCTTCTTATGGAAGTAGTCCTCCAATTGCGACTCGATCGGGCTGGATGGCTCTTGCGCTGCTTCCATTTGTACT GGCACTGAGCACAAAAGCCAACATGATCTCTGGTGTGACTGGGATTCCGCATGAGAAACTTCAAGTATTCCATCACTGGACTAGCTATGCGATGTTTGTGTTGGCCTTGATTCATACATTTCCCTTCATTGTATATCACATCTGGAAGGGGGATATGATGCAGAAGTGGAAGACAAGTGTCGTCTACTGGACGGGGGTCGCTGCTCTCCTCTCACAGACATATCTAACCCTTATGTCTTTACCATGCATTCG CAATCGTTTCTACGAATTTTTCAAAGCCACTCACATCTTCATGGCGGTAGTGTTTATCGTGTTTTTATTCCTTCACTGCGACTTCCGGCTCTCTTCTTG GGACTACTTCATAGCCTCGGGCGTAATCTACTTCTTAAGCCTGATAGCTAGCCACGTCCGTACCTATTTAATGCACGGTATCCACAACGCAACTCTCGAACTCCTTCCTGGTGGTCTTGTCCGCGTTGCGGTCCCATCAATCATTAAATGGACCCCAGGCCAGCACATCTTCGTGCGCTTCCTCACAACAGACCTACACCTACTCACTGCCCATCCCTTCACCATCTCCTCCGCATGTCGCAATCCAGACGAAATTGGCAAAGCCTCGGAATTAGTATTCTACATCAAGCCACGTGGCGGCGTTACCGGTCGCCTCAGAGCAATGGCAGCCAAGAATCCAGGCTGCACGAAGAAGATCCTGATAGAGGGACCGTATGGCGGCATCAGTGCACCGCACATGGCGCAATTCGACACGATCCTGGTGATAGCTGGCGGTTCAGGAGGCGGATTCTCACTTGCCATGGTAGACGAAGCTCTCCGGCTGACGGGCATGAACGCATCGGCAAGTGAAATACGAGCACCCTCCTGGCAGAACCTCCAGGTTGTCTTCTCGACACGCGATCACGCCATGGCAGATTGGTACATCGAAGAGATCGAATCACGGCTCTCTGAATCGACCATGTTATCTGCAAACTCCAAAAACCGTTTAGAGACTGCGGTGTCTGTGCATGTCACTGACCAGATAGAATCGGGGACTTCCTCGGCTTCGGAATCTGGTGATGTTAAGTGCACGGCTGACAAGGTGCGGCCGGCTGAGATTAGTACCACAGGTAGTTTCAGTTTGAATGTTCACCGCAATGCTCGGCCCGATATTTTTGGACTGGTTGCGCGCACTGTTGCCATGGCACATGTTCAAGGAACGCACCTTCGGAAGAAGCAGCGGGTTGGGGTTTTGGTTTGTGGTCCAGCTTCTATGCTGCATGACACTCGGAATGCGGCAGCTTTGGCACAGACCAGAGTGTTTGGGGGTGAGGTGGAGGAGCTGTATCTGCATTCCGAGTCTTTTGT GTGGTAA
- a CDS encoding Pyridoxal phosphate-dependent transferase, major region, subdomain 2 produces the protein MSMNPDAVAQDAIFTMAAVEQEQGQEHQGQAPSKRSTASTWNTKDLGKRISVDVASAATAGVLTCPLITVIDRAIMEKASKGFPIGQTIKSCLRSMVARPSGFFFTTPFILIYTLYTSTYLTANAIDTLRSTTHNQSYNAIDTGLPKFFATTIVNMTICVYKDARFAKMFGASPPSESPARNSTINKSPVAPKYSSALRAPPPPPPPPPSSPTAPTLQMPKVSYGLFCLRDSITIWASFNIPALIAPSVPDFLTSSPTMKSSIAQFACPAAMQFASTPMHLLGLDLYNRQPVGGLHWMERAARIRRDYVPSCFARMGKIVPAYGVGGVVNVRMRDSLMKRVERGD, from the exons ATGAGCATGAATCCGGATGCTGTTGCGCAAGATGCAATATTTACAATGGCAGCAGTAGAGCAGGAACAGGGTCAGGAACATCAAGGACAGGCCCCCAGCAAACGCTCCACAGCTTCAACGTGGAATACCAAGGATCTGGGCAAGCGAATTAGCGTCGATGTCGCTAGCGCAGCAACGGCCGGCGTGCTGACCTGCCCATTGATCACCGTCATTGATCG TGCAATCATGGAAAAAGCATCTAAAGGCTTCCCTATCGGCCAAACAATCAAAAGTTGCCTCCGATCGATGGTCGCTCGACCCAGCGGCTTCTTCTTCACCACCCCATTCATCCTCATCTACACCCTATATACCTCGACCTACCTCACGGCGAACGCAATCGACACCCTTAGGTCAACAACTCACAACCAGTCTTATAACGCCATCGACACAGGCCTCCCCAAATTCTTCGCAACAACAATAGTCAACATGACGATCTGCGTCTACAAAGACGCGCGCTTCGCCAAAATGTTCGGTGCCTCTCCTCCCTCCGAATCGCCAGCTAGGAACAGCACCATCAACAAAAGCCCAGTCGCACCGAAGTACAGCTCCGCTCTCCgtgcaccaccaccaccacctcctcctcctccctcCTCACCCACAGCACCAACCCTCCAAATGCCAAAGGTCTCCTACGGTCTCTTCTGTCTCCGCGACAGCATCACAATCTGGGCTTCTTTCAACATTCCCGCCCTCATCGCGCCCTCGGTTCCAGACTTCCTCACTTCAAGCCCAACCATGAAATCCAGCATCGCGCAATTCGCCTGTCCCGCTGCTATGCAGTTTGCGAGTACGCCCATGCACCTCCTCGGTTTGGATCTGTATAACCGACAGCCAGTCGGTGGTCTGCATTGGATGGAACGAGCGGCGCGGATTCGTCGTGACTATGTGCCTAGTTGCTTTGCGCGCATGGGGAAGATTGTTCCTGCGTACGGGGTTGGTGGTGTGGTTAATGTGCGGATGAGGGATTCCTTGATGAAGAGAGTTGAGAGGGGAGACTGA